Proteins found in one Aneurinibacillus uraniidurans genomic segment:
- a CDS encoding cation diffusion facilitator family transporter: protein MTATASNHHANSIRAAWISLISNIALTLIKIIVGVLFHSPVLLADGIHNAADVAASAASLGSMQISNRPADADHPYGHGKAEVIASGIVAILLGFAAAFIGYEAVRALFEPAGSVSVVALIAALISLVWKQWLYVYTMRLGRAANSKGLIATAYDHLADVYASLAAVVGIGIALAGEYVPIPFSQYGDPVASILVSLLVLKLAFEMGKESVDILMERSVSEEKLLAYADLVRTVSDVKRIDRLRAREHGHYILVDIRIGVPGTLTIQQGHDIGRHLKQMIMEQDDQVKEVLVHLNPWYEEGDTSEPTQTVNR from the coding sequence ATGACTGCCACAGCCAGTAATCACCATGCCAATTCCATACGTGCCGCCTGGATCAGCCTCATCAGCAACATCGCCTTAACCTTGATAAAAATCATCGTCGGCGTTTTGTTCCACAGTCCTGTGCTGCTCGCAGACGGTATTCATAATGCAGCCGATGTTGCTGCCTCTGCTGCCTCGCTCGGCTCGATGCAGATTTCCAATCGACCGGCGGATGCGGATCATCCGTATGGACACGGCAAAGCGGAAGTGATCGCGTCCGGCATCGTCGCGATTCTCCTCGGATTTGCGGCAGCGTTTATCGGTTATGAAGCGGTGCGGGCTTTATTTGAACCAGCAGGGTCTGTTAGCGTGGTCGCACTTATCGCGGCGCTTATTTCCCTTGTCTGGAAACAATGGCTGTATGTGTATACAATGCGGCTTGGTCGCGCAGCGAACAGCAAAGGGCTCATCGCCACCGCCTACGACCATCTTGCGGACGTATATGCCTCGCTTGCTGCTGTGGTTGGAATCGGGATCGCCCTTGCCGGAGAATATGTTCCGATCCCGTTTTCACAATACGGTGACCCAGTGGCCAGTATTCTTGTATCACTGCTCGTACTTAAGCTCGCTTTCGAGATGGGCAAAGAATCCGTTGATATTTTAATGGAGAGAAGTGTATCGGAAGAAAAACTTCTCGCCTATGCCGATCTTGTTCGGACTGTATCAGACGTGAAGCGCATCGATCGCCTGCGTGCCCGGGAGCACGGTCATTACATTCTGGTCGACATTCGCATCGGTGTCCCGGGTACCCTTACCATTCAGCAGGGACATGACATCGGACGACATCTCAAACAAATGATTATGGAACAGGACGATCAGGTGAAAGAAGTGCTTGTCCATCTTAATCCATGGTATGAAGAGGGCGACACATCCGAGCCGACACAAACTGTCAATCGCTAA
- a CDS encoding aldo/keto reductase, with protein MTATSLTEGVTLQNGVKMPQLGLGVWRAKDGEEVERAVQSALENGYRSIDTAAIYKNEDGVGRALTRSGVPREDLFITTKVWNSDQGYDSTLAAFEESRKKLGLDYIDLYLIHWPVAGKYKETWKALETLYRDGKVHAIGVSNFQVHHLKDLIEGSTITPMVNQVECHPLLTQEDVRAYCREHNIQLEAWSPLMQGNLDHPVLTELATTYGKSPAQIILRWDLQHGIVTIPKSVTPSRIAENADVFDFELKADDMAKLDALNENRRFGPDPDNFAF; from the coding sequence ATGACAGCAACTTCACTTACAGAAGGCGTAACTTTACAAAATGGTGTAAAAATGCCACAGCTCGGACTTGGTGTATGGCGAGCAAAAGACGGGGAAGAAGTGGAGCGTGCCGTCCAATCGGCTCTCGAGAACGGTTATCGTAGCATCGATACGGCTGCTATTTATAAAAATGAAGACGGGGTAGGCCGAGCACTGACTCGCTCTGGTGTGCCACGTGAGGACTTGTTCATTACAACGAAAGTATGGAACTCCGATCAAGGCTATGATTCCACACTGGCTGCGTTTGAAGAAAGCCGTAAGAAACTTGGCCTTGATTACATCGACTTGTACCTTATTCATTGGCCAGTCGCAGGCAAGTATAAAGAAACATGGAAAGCGCTTGAGACACTGTACCGTGATGGTAAAGTGCACGCGATCGGCGTCAGTAACTTCCAGGTTCACCACTTGAAAGATTTGATCGAAGGTAGTACCATCACCCCAATGGTGAATCAGGTAGAATGCCACCCGCTGCTCACTCAGGAAGACGTGCGGGCATATTGCCGTGAACACAACATTCAACTTGAAGCGTGGAGCCCGCTCATGCAGGGCAATCTTGATCACCCTGTACTGACTGAGCTCGCAACTACATATGGCAAGTCACCTGCGCAAATCATCCTGCGCTGGGATCTCCAACACGGGATTGTGACCATTCCGAAATCTGTAACACCATCACGCATCGCAGAAAACGCCGATGTGTTTGACTTTGAGCTGAAAGCAGACGACATGGCGAAGCTGGATGCATTGAACGAAAACCGCCGCTTTGGCCCGGACCCGGATAACTTTGCTTTTTAA